The Christiangramia flava JLT2011 genome has a segment encoding these proteins:
- a CDS encoding macro domain-containing protein, whose product MEIVLHSVKIETVQGDITRQPDLDVVVNAANAQLAPGGGVAGAIHQAAGRELYEACKILAPIKPGEAVITKAFQLPNQFVVHCLGPVYGKDSPEAELLASCYRNSLQLCEENGLKSIGFPAISTGIFGYPVREAVKVVFRSLAENLSETEKIKRIKFVLFSREDLEVYDREMTRYAEATK is encoded by the coding sequence ATGGAAATAGTCCTGCATTCCGTTAAGATCGAAACCGTCCAAGGGGATATTACCCGGCAGCCAGATCTGGATGTGGTGGTCAATGCGGCCAACGCGCAACTGGCTCCCGGCGGAGGAGTGGCGGGAGCCATTCATCAGGCTGCGGGCAGGGAGTTGTATGAGGCCTGCAAGATCCTGGCGCCTATCAAACCAGGGGAAGCGGTGATCACCAAAGCATTTCAATTGCCCAACCAATTCGTTGTACACTGCCTTGGACCGGTTTACGGAAAGGATAGCCCGGAAGCGGAATTGCTGGCTTCCTGTTATCGGAACAGTTTGCAGCTTTGTGAGGAAAACGGGCTGAAATCTATAGGATTCCCGGCTATTTCCACCGGAATTTTTGGTTATCCTGTTCGGGAGGCGGTGAAAGTGGTCTTCCGTAGTCTGGCCGAAAATTTATCCGAAACCGAAAAGATTAAAAGGATTAAATTTGTGTTATTCAGCAGGGAGGATCTTGAGGTGTATGACCGCGAAATGACCCGTTATGCTGAGGCAACCAAATAA
- the pncA gene encoding bifunctional nicotinamidase/pyrazinamidase, with protein MKCLLLIDVQNDFMPGGALAVQEGDEIVPVINKIQEKFELVVATQDWHPEGHASFASSHPDHSVFETIRLEGLDQVLWPDHCIQDSDGANFHPDLVESRIEAVFRKGTNPKIDSYSGFYDNAHLKSTGLSGYLKDKKVTEIYVAGLAADYCVYFSIKDALAEGFEVCLLEDATRAIDAENYQKAKTDMLRRGARILTSEELIF; from the coding sequence ATGAAATGCCTATTATTAATAGACGTACAGAACGATTTTATGCCCGGTGGTGCCCTCGCGGTGCAGGAAGGCGATGAGATCGTCCCGGTCATTAACAAAATTCAGGAAAAATTTGAACTCGTGGTAGCTACACAAGACTGGCACCCTGAAGGACATGCGAGTTTTGCCTCTTCGCATCCCGATCATTCGGTTTTTGAAACGATCAGGCTGGAGGGTCTGGACCAGGTTCTTTGGCCAGACCACTGTATTCAGGATTCTGACGGGGCGAATTTCCATCCTGATCTTGTGGAGTCTCGAATTGAAGCGGTCTTCAGAAAAGGAACCAACCCGAAAATTGACAGTTATAGTGGCTTCTATGATAATGCCCATTTGAAATCTACGGGCCTTTCAGGATATTTGAAGGATAAAAAGGTGACGGAAATTTACGTAGCCGGTCTGGCTGCCGATTACTGCGTGTACTTCAGCATCAAGGATGCACTGGCAGAAGGTTTTGAAGTTTGTTTATTAGAAGATGCGACTCGGGCGATAGACGCTGAGAATTACCAGAAGGCAAAAACAGATATGCTTCGGAGGGGCGCCAGGATTCTGACTTCCGAAGAATTAATTTTTTAA
- a CDS encoding inorganic phosphate transporter: protein MEGIYLMILIALVVLAVIDLVVGVSNDAVNFLNSAIGSKAISFKTIMIVASLGIFLGAVFSSGMMEVARKGIFMPGEFYFDEIMIIFMAVMITDILLLDFFNTLGMPTSTTVSIVFELLGAAVVMALIKISASDTESFTHLLNYINTDKATEIISGIFLSVLIAFSVGAIVQVLSRLVFTFEYEKKMKNFGAVFGAFCLTAIGYFIFFKGLKGTPYYDSFKDVLSNQVYLVLGISFLFWLLVSFLVTKFLKKNILVLVIAVGTFGLALAFSGNDLVNFIGVPMAAYHSYEAWVASGVPAANFSMDVLQESVPAEPFLLFISGGIMVLTLWFSKKARSVAETEIGLSRQGHGSEKFNPNLVSRTLVSGSTNLFEFFKSIMPASARQKMSQSFRKKDSEFLKEEDKPAFDLIRASINLTVAGVLISIATSYKLPLSTTYVTFMVAMGTSLADRAWGRESAVYRVAGVLNVIGGWFFTAFSAFVAAGTLTYLIFLGKGAAIALLLIIALGLLVRNYLSYKKKYTPEAGAMKLKKSESKTVQGIISESADNIVSVIHRSNKIYSDVFRGLAKQDKAQLKKSKKGVAKLDAEIEELRDSIFFFIKSLDETSVRGSSFYITVLAYLTDIAQSLEFISKKSYKHVNNNHKPLRYNQITDLREIDDLLENFLKEIEEIFANRKLDQIQKIVEHKEEVLAKLSEKIEKQVKRTRTEESSPKNTTLYFNLLLETKDLVNAVMNLISEYNSSYKKV from the coding sequence ATGGAAGGAATTTATTTGATGATTTTGATCGCCCTCGTGGTGCTGGCAGTGATCGACCTGGTGGTAGGAGTGAGCAACGATGCAGTGAATTTCCTGAATTCGGCAATCGGTTCCAAAGCGATCTCGTTCAAGACCATTATGATCGTAGCCAGTCTCGGTATTTTCCTGGGCGCAGTCTTTTCCAGCGGAATGATGGAGGTGGCGCGGAAAGGGATATTCATGCCCGGCGAATTTTATTTTGACGAGATCATGATCATTTTCATGGCGGTAATGATTACTGATATTCTCCTGCTGGATTTTTTCAATACGCTGGGAATGCCAACTTCCACTACCGTTTCCATTGTTTTTGAGCTCCTGGGAGCAGCCGTGGTGATGGCACTTATTAAGATCAGCGCTTCAGATACCGAAAGTTTTACCCATTTACTGAATTATATCAATACTGATAAAGCGACGGAAATCATTTCCGGGATCTTTCTTTCGGTGCTCATCGCCTTTAGCGTGGGAGCCATTGTACAGGTTCTTTCCAGGCTGGTATTCACTTTTGAATACGAGAAAAAAATGAAGAATTTCGGTGCTGTTTTTGGCGCTTTCTGTCTTACGGCAATCGGCTATTTCATCTTTTTTAAGGGACTGAAAGGAACACCTTATTACGACAGTTTTAAAGACGTGCTGTCCAATCAGGTCTACCTGGTTCTTGGGATCAGCTTCTTATTCTGGCTTCTCGTTTCGTTTTTAGTGACCAAATTTCTGAAAAAGAACATTCTGGTATTGGTCATCGCGGTAGGAACTTTTGGACTGGCGCTGGCATTTTCCGGGAATGACCTGGTAAATTTTATCGGTGTACCAATGGCGGCCTATCACTCTTATGAAGCCTGGGTAGCTTCCGGTGTGCCGGCTGCGAATTTTTCCATGGATGTCTTGCAGGAAAGCGTACCGGCTGAACCGTTTTTGCTGTTTATTTCGGGAGGAATTATGGTGCTTACTCTTTGGTTTTCCAAGAAAGCACGCAGCGTTGCCGAAACCGAGATCGGTTTGTCCCGGCAGGGCCATGGTTCCGAAAAATTCAATCCGAACCTCGTTTCCCGTACACTCGTAAGCGGAAGTACGAACCTGTTCGAATTCTTTAAAAGTATCATGCCCGCTTCGGCAAGGCAAAAAATGAGTCAGAGTTTCAGGAAAAAGGATTCCGAATTTTTAAAAGAAGAGGACAAACCGGCGTTCGACCTGATTCGTGCTTCGATCAATCTCACCGTAGCGGGAGTTTTAATTTCCATTGCGACCTCTTATAAATTGCCACTTTCCACTACCTATGTAACCTTCATGGTGGCCATGGGAACTTCGCTGGCCGATCGTGCCTGGGGTAGAGAAAGTGCCGTGTACCGCGTTGCCGGTGTACTGAACGTGATCGGGGGATGGTTTTTTACTGCCTTCAGTGCGTTCGTGGCTGCCGGAACACTCACTTACCTGATCTTCCTCGGAAAAGGTGCTGCGATCGCTCTTTTATTGATCATCGCCCTGGGACTGCTGGTTCGGAATTACCTTTCCTATAAGAAAAAATACACTCCGGAAGCGGGTGCGATGAAGTTGAAAAAATCAGAAAGCAAGACCGTACAGGGTATTATTTCAGAAAGTGCAGATAATATCGTAAGCGTGATCCATCGCTCGAACAAGATCTATTCCGACGTGTTCCGTGGCCTCGCCAAGCAGGATAAAGCACAACTGAAAAAGTCTAAAAAAGGAGTGGCAAAACTGGATGCTGAAATAGAAGAACTGCGGGACAGTATCTTTTTCTTTATCAAAAGCCTGGACGAAACCAGTGTTCGCGGAAGCAGTTTTTACATTACTGTTCTGGCTTATCTCACAGATATTGCTCAATCCCTGGAGTTCATTTCCAAAAAGAGCTATAAGCACGTAAATAACAATCACAAGCCGCTTCGGTATAACCAGATTACTGATTTGAGGGAGATCGATGATTTGCTGGAAAACTTTCTGAAGGAAATCGAAGAGATCTTTGCCAACCGAAAACTGGATCAGATCCAGAAGATCGTTGAACACAAGGAAGAAGTACTGGCCAAACTTTCCGAAAAAATTGAAAAACAGGTCAAAAGAACCAGGACTGAAGAATCCAGCCCAAAAAATACCACTTTGTATTTCAATTTGCTGCTGGAGACCAAAGATCTCGTCAATGCGGTTATGAACCTGATTTCCGAATACAATTCCAGCTACAAGAAGGTATAA
- a CDS encoding nicotinate phosphoribosyltransferase produces MNNFTATYTDQYQLAMAEVYFKQGRHREKAVFDYFFRDLPFSGGFAVFAGLEEVLEIIRDLHFSKEDLEYLSDQGFSDDFLKFLKDFRFRGTIYSCKEGDVVFPTRPILQVEASIIEAQIIETLLLNILNYETLIATKASRIRLVAGDGILLDFGMRRAQATGAYFGSRAAMVGGFDGTSNVIAGRNYEIPVSGTMAHSFIQSYDDELKAFRDFAQGRPEGCVFLVDTYNTLKSGVPNAIKVAKEMEARGQKLLAIRLDSGDLAYLAKKSRQLLDDAGLEYVKIAASNQLDEYVIKSLLEQQAPIDIFGVGTNLITGDPDAALDGVYKLAWFNGKPRIKISESIIKVTLPHKKQVFRIKDASGKCVGADAIGLYHEDRIDEMYHPFEPYKSMKLSEFRQEALLNKVMENGKILQEHRSLSQIAEYSVSRLSELPIEYKRFNNPHIYKIGISETLRQERDKLIHNYKQSLS; encoded by the coding sequence ATGAACAATTTTACAGCTACTTATACCGATCAGTACCAACTGGCGATGGCGGAGGTATATTTTAAGCAGGGCCGGCACCGGGAAAAAGCCGTTTTCGATTATTTTTTCCGGGATTTGCCATTTTCCGGGGGATTTGCCGTTTTTGCCGGTCTCGAAGAGGTTTTAGAGATCATCCGCGACCTGCATTTTTCCAAAGAAGACCTGGAATATTTAAGCGACCAGGGGTTTTCAGATGATTTTCTGAAATTCCTGAAAGATTTTCGTTTCCGCGGAACGATCTATTCCTGTAAAGAAGGTGATGTGGTCTTTCCCACGCGGCCGATTCTTCAGGTGGAAGCCAGTATTATCGAAGCTCAGATCATCGAGACGCTGCTCCTGAATATTCTGAATTACGAAACCTTGATCGCTACAAAGGCCAGCCGAATCAGGCTGGTGGCCGGTGACGGCATTCTCCTCGATTTTGGAATGCGTCGCGCACAGGCTACCGGGGCTTACTTCGGGAGTCGGGCCGCAATGGTAGGAGGTTTTGACGGTACGAGTAACGTGATCGCTGGTAGGAATTACGAAATCCCGGTGAGTGGGACCATGGCGCATTCGTTTATTCAGTCTTATGACGATGAACTGAAGGCTTTCCGTGATTTTGCTCAGGGTAGACCGGAAGGCTGCGTGTTTCTGGTAGATACTTATAATACCCTAAAAAGTGGCGTGCCCAATGCGATCAAAGTGGCGAAGGAGATGGAGGCGCGGGGCCAGAAATTACTGGCTATTCGCCTGGATAGCGGTGACCTGGCGTACCTGGCTAAGAAGAGTCGGCAATTGCTGGATGATGCCGGACTGGAATATGTTAAGATTGCAGCTTCCAATCAGCTGGATGAGTATGTGATCAAAAGTTTGCTGGAACAGCAGGCGCCAATCGATATTTTTGGTGTGGGAACGAACCTGATCACCGGCGATCCCGATGCCGCGCTGGACGGTGTGTATAAGCTGGCCTGGTTTAACGGGAAACCCCGTATAAAAATTTCAGAAAGCATCATTAAGGTAACGCTGCCGCATAAAAAACAGGTGTTCCGAATTAAGGATGCCAGCGGAAAATGCGTGGGAGCCGATGCGATTGGCTTGTACCATGAAGACCGAATCGATGAAATGTATCATCCTTTTGAACCTTATAAATCCATGAAACTTTCTGAATTCAGGCAGGAAGCCTTGCTGAATAAGGTGATGGAAAACGGTAAGATCCTTCAGGAGCACCGGAGTCTTTCGCAGATCGCGGAGTACAGTGTGAGCCGACTTTCGGAATTGCCAATAGAATACAAACGGTTCAATAATCCGCATATTTACAAGATCGGGATTAGTGAGACGCTAAGGCAGGAGCGCGACAAACTCATTCATAATTACAAACAGTCACTGTCATGA
- a CDS encoding THC0290_0291 family protein, translating to MIQTRVVFVILLALFFCPKNSFSQIGVGQEVGILAGPAGFFTDYGERWNVKNNLENGGFGVGLVYYINFAYRPKCSCKADESWFSRYFKVRSEIDYFQSRLEHFGPVAEADSEGGRQLRAMHGKTQIIQFGGSLEYHPLGIREFRDFATLFAPYIGVGVHAVHFNPSAYSDLGDFDSPKVLFSTFEGGLNLERGTTFAIIGNAGVRYRIGRNSDLMIEGKLQYYNSDYIDGLDVQGPQNKFNDFVMWVNMGYIFYLNF from the coding sequence ATGATACAAACCAGGGTAGTTTTTGTGATCTTGTTAGCACTCTTCTTCTGCCCGAAGAATTCGTTTTCCCAGATAGGTGTGGGCCAGGAAGTTGGAATTCTGGCGGGGCCTGCCGGCTTTTTTACTGATTATGGTGAGCGCTGGAACGTCAAGAATAACCTGGAAAATGGCGGTTTTGGAGTAGGTCTCGTATATTATATCAATTTCGCTTACCGCCCAAAATGCAGCTGCAAGGCTGATGAAAGCTGGTTTAGTCGCTACTTCAAGGTTCGCAGTGAAATTGATTATTTCCAATCCCGTCTCGAACATTTTGGTCCCGTTGCCGAAGCCGACAGTGAAGGCGGAAGGCAATTGCGTGCCATGCACGGGAAAACCCAGATTATACAATTTGGCGGTTCCCTGGAATACCATCCGCTCGGCATCAGGGAATTTCGGGATTTCGCAACACTTTTCGCTCCATATATAGGAGTTGGTGTGCACGCCGTGCACTTCAATCCTTCGGCTTATTCAGATCTTGGAGATTTTGACAGTCCGAAAGTGTTATTTTCCACCTTTGAAGGCGGTCTTAACCTGGAACGCGGGACCACTTTTGCCATTATCGGGAATGCCGGTGTTCGCTATCGAATTGGTCGAAACAGCGACCTGATGATCGAAGGTAAACTGCAGTATTATAACAGTGATTATATCGACGGGCTGGATGTGCAGGGGCCACAGAACAAATTCAACGATTTTGTAATGTGGGTGAACATGGGCTATATCTTCTACCTGAACTTTTAA